In the genome of Deltaproteobacteria bacterium, the window AGCGGGGATCTTTACGCTCGGTGAAGACTTGGAAGAGTGGTGGCACGTACAACGCTTTGCCTATCCTACTGACATGCCAGTGTTCGTTGTCGCTCCACCGGGTCGCTCGTATTGGCGAGCGGGTGACTTAGCGGCAACGGCTCGTGCATTGGGGAGACGAGTCATCGCTGTTGCACACACAAATGACACCGACGTTACTCGTCATGCGCATAGCGTGTTACCTGTCTATGGTGAGGTGCGTGAAGAGTTCTCGCCGCTGCTGTATCATCTCTTTGCTGATTATGTCGCGTCCTACCTGGCGACTCGATTAGGACGCTCATTATTCCAGAGTGACCGCCCGGAATTGTTGCAGTCAGTTAATGAATACTATGCTCGTTTGCAACAAGAAGACGTGCACAAGGACAAAAACACCAAGAGCCAGTAACGTAAGGCGGACTCAATAGTCTCTCATCATTGACGTCTCACTCCTCGTTCTTATCTATTTCCCGCGAAACTGCGGCTTCCGCTTGGCCACGAATGCGTTCACCCCTTCGCGGAAGTCTTCGCTCATATAGGCCATCACCGTGAGATCATCGCCATCAACTGCCCGCCGATGGACCTGCAAGCGACGAATCGCTTCTTTTGTCACTCGCAGTGTAATTGGTGCGTGAGTTGCGATTTCTTGAGCCACGGTTACGACATGCTCGAACAAACGCTCTGCGGGAACAATTTCGTTGATGAGACCAAGTTGGAGAGCATCATTCGCCGAAAGTAACCTGGCCCGAAACAACAACTCTTTTGTTCGTGCCGGACCAACCATATCCACGAGTCGCGCATAGTTCGCAATTGACAGACAATTACCTAACGTTCGTGCGATTGGCACCCCAATCTGGCTTTCCGGCGTGCAGTAACGCAGGTCGCACGTGAGGGCGACAACCGCCCCAGCGCCAGCAGCAGGACCGGTAATCGCAGCAATCGTCGGTTTGGTGACCTGCTCCAACCGACCGACAACCTCATCTAAGCGTCGTTCATAGTTGAGCGCGTCGTCTTCGGTGCGAAAATTCTGAAACTGACTGATGTCTGTGCCCGCAACGAACGCTTGTCCTCCTGCGCCACGGAAGATCACCACACGAATTGTGTCATTGCGGTCAACTTCTTCGCTCGACTCCATCAAACCATCGTACATTGCCCAGGTAATCGCGTTACGCGCGTCCGGTCTATTAAAGGTAATAATTGCGACTGCGCCTTGCTGTTCAAAAAGTAATTCGCTTGTGTTCATCGTTTTTCCAATGGCGTGGCATTTTTCTTCGCGCGTTTAGTCGGTGTCGGTTTCTGTTGGCGCGAGGGGGGCGCTGCTCCACCACTCAGCTCTGACAGCAACGTTTTTGCCTCTTGCAGGTCCTGCGCGTCAAATCCCTCGGTAAACCAGTTGTAGACTTCTGATAACATTTTGTGTGCATCTGCGAGTGCCGGATGTTGTCCGTGTTTTGCGGCTGGGTGTTGCCGTAATCGAACGAGGCTCATCAGTGCACGCAGTTCAAGGGTCTTTGCCCGCTGCCGTTGCGCGACTTCAATGGCGTTGAGAAAGCATTCCTCTGCCTCGGCCAGGGCGTTAGGAGTGAGAGGTTTGGATTTGGTCTTTGCCGACTCTGGACCTTTGACGTTAGACTTTGGGCTTTGGACATCTTGCATCAGCAAAATGTCTCCTTTGAGCCGCCACAGCTCCGCTTCATAGTAGCGTTGGCCGGTTTGTTCCATGAAGGCGAAGGCTTGCTCCAATACAGAGGATGCCTCTTCCAGACGTTGCGTACGGATATACAATTCGGCAAAGGTCGCGAGATACGAAGGGATGGCTAATTTTGCACCGGTGGCCTGCCAGGCGGTGAGTCCTTGCCGTATCAACTTCAACCCTTCTTCTACACGACCTTGCGCAGCCAGGGCGTGGGAACGAAAATGGACACCACCTGCCAGCCAAAACGGAAACCCCTGTTCTATGCTAAAAGCGATTTGTGCGTCGGCCTGTTCAAGCAGCGTTGTAGAGTCGCCGCGAAAAAAGGACGTCCATGTCGCAAACTGCATGGCAAACCCCACGCTAAACAAGTGAGCAACGTCGTGCGCTTGTGCTAGCGCTTGTTCGCTGGCGTGGACCGCCTGGTCGTAATACCCGCACAGGCAGGAAGTGACAGCACGATAAGATAACCCTACCGTGGCGGCGTCCTGCCCATAGAGCCCAATGAATTCTTGGTGGATAGGGCGATACAACGATAAGCCTTGCTCAACGTGCGAAAGTACGGACTCGAATTCACCAGCAAAAAACTTTGTCACCCATAGTGCATGATGGGCTTCAACTAACTGATCAGGGTCTTGGGTCTGCTGTGCCAAAGCGAAAACTTGCTCAGCTAATTCTCGCGCGGCGTAGATGTTCCCACGAACGAGATGTGAGGCCCACACTCCCCAGATGGCAGGAAACAGCAAGGGCGGATTCCCAAGCTGCTGACACAACTCCTGGGCGCGGGCAAACGCGTGTTCGACTTCAACCGACGCATAGCCGCGGGTGGCCATGAGCATTGGTCCGAGAGCCAACTGCAACAAGAGTTCCTGGCCGAGACGTTCGCCACCTTCTGGCCACATTTGCAGTAACTGCAACGCTTTGGTTAAGTTCTGAATCCCTTCACGCGGAGCCGCACGCCCCTTAGCGGCGGTCGCGGACAGCTGCAAATACCGCACGGCGCGACGATACTCTTTCCCACAGTCGAAACGGTGCGCTAGTACGGCAGCAATCTCACTCGCACGGTCCCCGTATGCGGCTTCTTCTCGTTCACCTACACGACGATGGAGTGTCAGTTGACGCACGGGAGTGAGCCCTTCATACAGGACGTTTTGATGGAGCGCATGAAGAAAGGCATAGCGTCCGGCGACCGTTCCGTCTGGCCACTCCACTAAGCCCACCGGTTGGAGAAATTGCCGTTGTTGAGCCAATTGGTCACAACACTCTTCAACCCACTCTTG includes:
- a CDS encoding enoyl-CoA hydratase (Catalyzes the reversible hydration of unsaturated fatty acyl-CoA to beta-hydroxyacyl-CoA) translates to MNTSELLFEQQGAVAIITFNRPDARNAITWAMYDGLMESSEEVDRNDTIRVVIFRGAGGQAFVAGTDISQFQNFRTEDDALNYERRLDEVVGRLEQVTKPTIAAITGPAAGAGAVVALTCDLRYCTPESQIGVPIARTLGNCLSIANYARLVDMVGPARTKELLFRARLLSANDALQLGLINEIVPAERLFEHVVTVAQEIATHAPITLRVTKEAIRRLQVHRRAVDGDDLTVMAYMSEDFREGVNAFVAKRKPQFRGK